A genome region from Musa acuminata AAA Group cultivar baxijiao chromosome BXJ3-5, Cavendish_Baxijiao_AAA, whole genome shotgun sequence includes the following:
- the LOC135638388 gene encoding uncharacterized protein LOC135638388 encodes MTNMKVVVVAAQASDLGIMATSTIPDDGASSSPEELLDHPFNMYSRCSSAPASSASAGSTYAHLSHLICPSPSESPATFGVPFNWEEKPGTPKCEFSFRNDNRCSEFDFELGFRGNQYEPPAVAATDEVFENKIILPLKPPPRLYFQSVGHGGGATSSQRPPRPPRTRRLWSFRHQSKRSDDEEEEEDPFTVAMVEATRESSGKDKDPISFLAKGVMRRKWRLRALLPLRCASNKHPAKYTLLSSSSSSSATSNQKVGAMETRNEGFGSTQSHDPVHKTHCTAEGEASKELKKKSCKDLLDFIGFNAGGRKYCLGGGRQ; translated from the coding sequence ATGACGAATATGAAGGTGGTGGTGGTAGCCGCCCAAGCCTCGGACTTGGGCATTATGGCCACCAGTACCATCCCTGACGACGGTGCTTCATCGAGCCCGGAGGAGCTTCTCGACCACCCCTTCAACATGTACTCCCGCTGCTCCAGTGCGCCCGCCAGCTCGGCTTCAGCCGGTTCCACCTATGCACACTTAAGCCACCTCATCTGTCCTTCTCCCTCGGAATCCCCTGCCACCTTCGGTGTCCCTTTCAATTGGGAGGAGAAGCCTGGCACTCCCAAGTGTGAATTTAGCTTCAGAAATGATAACCGCTGCAGCGAGTTCGACTTTGAATTGGGTTTCAGAGGAAATCAGTACGAACCGCCGGCGGTAGCTGCAACTGATGAGGTCTTTGAGAATAAAATAATTCTGCCATTGAAGCCTCCTCCTCGCCTATACTTCCAAAGCGTGGGCCACGGAGGCGGCGCCACCTCCTCTCAGCGGCCTCCGAGGCCTCCTAGAACGAGAAGGTTATGGTCTTTTCGCCACCAGAGCAAACGTAgcgacgacgaagaagaagaagaagatccctTCACGGTTGCGATGGTGGAGGCAACAAGAGAGAGTTCAGGGAAGGACAAGGATCCTATTTCTTTCCTAGCCAAGGGCGTTATGCGTCGCAAGTGGCGGTTGAGGGCGCTGCTCCCTCTCCGGTGTGCGTCAAACAAGCATCCGGCCAAGTACACcctgttatcatcatcatcatcatcatcagcaacGTCCAACCAAAAAGTAGGCGCTATGGAGACGAGAAATGAAGGCTTCGGATCGACTCAAAGCCATGATCCTGTGCATAAGACGCACTGCACCGCAGAAGGGGAAGCGTcgaaggaattgaagaagaaatcttgCAAGGACTTGCTCGACTTCATTGGATTCAATGCAGGTGGCCGTAAATACTGCTTGGGTGGTGGTCGTCAATGA